A stretch of Vigna angularis cultivar LongXiaoDou No.4 chromosome 4, ASM1680809v1, whole genome shotgun sequence DNA encodes these proteins:
- the LOC108330112 gene encoding uncharacterized protein LOC108330112, which yields MLLLLRAYFSFCQLPLLEITSNLALLCSNSHQTNPNSTPHTLIMDLNSTTTSSSMPHNTTESVTFDSVAERIPSSTVQVTGCYSCDVFCLVITVVPYLGQITKHLLPPHQTNIYENLLDFSDERRKIKAKVINVMKYEIERKMNWKWNGSTSK from the exons ATGCTGTTACTTTTGCGTGCTTACTTCTCTTTCTGTCAACTTCCATTGCTGGAAATTACTTCCAATCTGGCTCTGCTTTGTTCCAATTCCCACCAAACAAACCCCAACTCAACCCCACACACTCTCATCATGGACCTCAACTCAACAACAACATCGTCATCCATGCCTCACAACACAACAG AAAGCGTGACTTTTGATAGCGTGGCAGAACGAATTCCCTCATCAACAGTGCAG GTAACAGGTTGCTACTCATGTGATGTTTTTTGTCTTGTCATTACAGTTGTTCCCTACCTAGGTCAGATAACCAAACATTTACTACCACCCCACCAGACTAATATATATGAAAACCTTTTAGATTTCAgtgatgaaagaagaaaaataaaagcaaaagtGATAAACGTGATGAAATAtgagatagaaagaaaaatgaattggAAGTGGAATGGAAGCACAAGCAAGTGA
- the LOC108332007 gene encoding transcription initiation factor TFIID subunit 5, translating to MEDDKIVGYVTAYLKKRGFTQTEKIFQEEFRHNKTTNSSSSNSLLEPDIANHLLAFSQLESGPARFHDGYSKLRTWTYSSLDLYKHELLRVLYPVFIHCFMDLVAKGHVQEARNFFNTFREDHEMMHLRDLQKLEGVLSPTHLEEMEFAHSLRQSKFNIKICEYSYELLLQHLHSTQSTTILGIINEHINFQVSPGQPSLISDDPEAVTLTGSSQEAANRINQKEIHWGLLEDSLEERLEKAGALLSDSEKGEGETKEGENDETKKRSIEGGKQGGSVKKVKKDKGGSTTGKSAKPEASAVPAAPRVKPELPLPLMPTEVEQSILEDLRNRVQLSNVALPSVSFYTFINTHNSLSCSSISHDGSLIAGGFSDSSLKVWDMAKLGQPTASSLLQDENDTSPNDQMFGQGLGKRQYTLFQGHSGPVYAASFSPVGDFILSSSADATIRLWSTKLNANLVCYKGHNYPVWDVQFSPVGHYFASSSHDRTARIWSMDRIQPLRIMAGHLSDVDCVQWHANCNYIATGSSDKTVRLWDVQSGECVRVFVGHRGMILSLAMSPDGRYMASGDEDGTIMMWDLSSGRCLTPLIGHTSCVWSLAFSSEGSILASGSADSTVKLWDVNTSTKVSRAEEKSGNANRLRSLKTLATKSTPVYSLRFSRRNLLFAAGALAKSG from the exons ATGGAGGACGATAAAATAGTTGGATATGTTACCGCGTATCTGAAGAAGAGAGGTTTCACGCAAACCGAGAAGATTTTCCAGGAAGAGTTTCGGCATAACAAAACCACCAATTCCTCCTCCAGTAATTCCCTTCTCGAACCCGACATTGCCAACCACCTCCTCGCATTCTCTCA ATTGGAGAGTGGTCCGGCTAGGTTCCACGACGGCTACAGCAAACTGCGAACATGGACTTATTCTTCACTGGATTTGTACAAG CACGAGTTGCTTCGCGTGCTTTATCCCGTGTTTATCCACTGCTTTATGGACCTCGTGGCGAAAGGACATGTTCAGGAAG CTCGGAATTTCTTCAATACTTTCCGTGAAGACCACGAAATGATGCACTTGCGTGACCTTCAGAAGTTAGAAGGGGTTCTTTCTCCTACCCATCTGGAG GAAATGGAATTCGCTCACTCGCTTAGACAGAGCAAATTCAACATAAAGATATGTGAG TATTCCTATGAGCTTCTCTTGCAACATCTACACAGTACTCAATCCACCACTATACTCGGTATTATAAATGAGCATATTAACTTTCAAG TTTCCCCTGGACAACCTAGCTTAATTTCTGATGATCCGGAAGCTGTTACCCTTACTGGAAGCAGCCAGGAAGCAGCAAACCGGATAAATCAAAAAGAAATTCATTGGGGG TTACTTGAAGATTCTCTTGAAGAACGGCTAGAGAAGGCAGGGGCTTTGCTTTCAGACTCGGAAAAGGGTGAAGGGGAAACAAAAGAAGGGGAGAATGACGAGACTAAG aaaagaTCCATTGAAGGAGGAAAGCAAGGTGGTTcagtaaaaaaagtaaaaaaggacAAGGGTGGTAGCACAACTGGAAAGAGTGCAAAACCTGAAGCTAGTGCTGTACCTGCAGCTCCTCGAGTTAAGCCTGAACTCCCCTTACCCTTAAT GCCAACTGAGGTTGAACAGTCCATCCTTGAAGATTTAAGGAACCGTGTACAGCTCAGCAATGTTGCATTGCCGTCAGTTAGCTTTTACACATTTATAAATACACATAACAG TTTAAGCTGTTCATCGATATCCCATGACGGATCATTAATTGCTGGAGGATTTTCTGACTCATCACTCAAG GTTTGGGATATGGCAAAGCTTGGACAACCGACTGCCAGTT CTCTTTTGCAGGATGAGAATGACACATCACCAAATGATCAAATGTTTGGGCAAGGGCTTGGGAAAAGACAGTATACACTATTTCAAGGTCATTCAGGACCTGTTTATGCAGCCTCTTTTAGTCCCGTGGGAGATTTTATCCTTTCATCCTCAGCAGACGCAACAA TTCGGTTATGGAGCACCAAACTTAATGCCAATCTTGTTTGTTATAAGGGTCACAATTACCCTGTCTGGGATGTTCAg TTTAGTCCTGTAGGGCATTATTTTGCCAGCTCTTCACACGACAGAACTGCTAGGATTTGGTCAATGGACAGGATACAGCCCTTAAGAATAATGGCAGGACACTTATCTGATGTTGAT TGTGTACAATGGCATGCCAACTGCAACTACATTGCAACTGGTTCCAGTGACAAAACAGTTCGACTATGGGATGTGCAGAGCGGTGAGTGTGTCCGGGTTTTTGTTGGTCACAGGGGTATGATTTTGTCTTTGGCAATGTCTCCTGATGGTCGCTATATGGCATCTGGGGATGAAGATGGCACGATCATGATGTGGGACCTCTCTAGTGGTCGCTGTCTCACCCCTTTGATCGGGCACACGTCTTGTGTCTGGTCCCTTGCATTCAG TTCTGAAGGTTCAATTCTAGCATCTGGATCTGCTGATTCCACTGTAAAATTGTGGGATGTAAATACGAGCACCAAGGTTTCAAGGGCTGAAGAAAA AAGTGGGAATGCTAACAGACTTAGATCGCTGAAAACTCTGGCAACCAAATCAACCCCAGTTTACTCATTGCGG TTTTCTCGAAGGAATCTTCTTTTTGCGGCTGGAGCTCTAGCAAAAAGTGGGTAA